One Trichomycterus rosablanca isolate fTriRos1 chromosome 23, fTriRos1.hap1, whole genome shotgun sequence genomic window carries:
- the azin1a gene encoding antizyme inhibitor 1a, protein MKAALGEPHCSVELLEGDSALRDVVDKHIAEQTQAQKSAFLVADLGAIIWQQIRWKTHMEQVRPFYLVKCNTSPVVVEILAALGTGFVCSSKSELELVKSFGVPAQDVILGGACKQLSLIKHAAKNGIQLLVCENEAELRKIARCHPNAKLLLQVHTAGCEHEETAVPFGCTLKDCRRLLESAKELGVNVAGVKFHISSCCAEPEAFTHAVSDARCVFDMGEEFGFALSILDIGGGFDGTEAQLETINRALRPALDAYFPPSTGVSVIAGPGAYYVSAAFSLAVSVVSKKRVGRDANRHDALSGNSEPEFKYCINDGVFGSFSYKLLEESVPVPSLHKEISAEEPLYLSSLWGDTTDGLDRVLESCLLPELSVGDWLLFHGAGANSLGVIGEPAVPVHYTLSARDRYEIQDYGVTLDSAMKRFSLVPSFYEPSLNKSAISTPA, encoded by the exons ATGAAAGCTGCGCTGGGTGAGCCGCACTGCTCCGTCGAGCTGCTGGAGGGAGACTCGGCTCTCCGAGACGTCGTCGACAAGCACATCGCCGAGCAAACTCAG GCACAGAAGAGTGCTTTTCTCGTGGCTGATCTGGGAGCCATAATTTGGCAGCAGATCAGATGGAAAACTCACATGGAGCAGGTTCGACCGTTCTACCTGGTGAAGTGCAACACCAGTCCTGTGGTGGTCGAGATCCTGGCTGCACTGGGAACCGGATTTGTTTGCTCCAGCAAG AGCGAGCTGGAGTTGGTAAAAAGCTTCGGCGTGCCGGCGCAGGACGTCATCCTGGGCGGAGCCTGTAAGCAGCTCTCGCTCATTAAACACGCCGCTAAAAACGGCATCCAGCTTCTGGTGTGTGAGAACGAGGCCGAGCTGAGGAAGATCGCCCGCTGCCACCCCAATGCAAA GCTGCTGCTGCAGGTGCACACGGCGGGCTGCGAGCACGAGGAGACGGCCGTGCCGTTCGGCTGCACGCTGAAGGACTGCAGGCGCCTGCTGGAGTCCGCCAAGGAGCTCGGCGTGAACGTGGCCGGGGTCAA GTTTCACATCAGCAGCTGCTGCGCTGAGCCGGAGGCCTTCACTCACGCCGTCTCAGATGCCCGCTGTGTGTTTGACATGGGG GAGGAGTTCGGATTCGCTCTCAGTATTCTAGACATCGGAGGAGGCTTCGATGGCACCGAGGCTCAGTTGGAAACG ATCAACAGGGCCTTGAGACCCGCGCTGGACGCGTACTTCCCTCCATCGACGGGCGTCTCGGTCATCGCCGGACCTGGAGCCTATTACGTCTCTGCTGCTTTTTCACTGGCCGTGAGCGTCGTCTCGAAGAAAAGAGTCGGTCGGGATGCTAACCGGCACG atGCACTGTCTGGGAACAGTGAGCCGGagtttaaatactgtataaacgATGGAGTATTCGGCTCCTTTTCCTATAAACTGCTGGAGGAATCGGTTCCGGTTCCATCTCTACACAAG GAGATCTCGGCGGAGGAGCCGCTTTACCTCAGCAGTCTGTGGGGGGACACGACAGACGGACTGGACCGGGTGCTGGAGTCCTGTCTTCTCCCGGAGCTGAGCGTCGGAGACTGGCTGCTGTTCCACGGGGCTGGAGCGAACAGCCTCGGAGTTATCGGCGAACCCGCTGTGCCCGTGCACTACACCCTCTCCGCACGAGACAG GTACGAGATCCAAGACTACGGCGTCACGCTGGACTCGGCCATGAAGCGCTTCTCTCTAGTGCCGTCGTTCTACGAGCCCAGTCTGAACAAGAGTGCCATTTCCACTCCGGCTTAG